A single genomic interval of Lathyrus oleraceus cultivar Zhongwan6 chromosome 7, CAAS_Psat_ZW6_1.0, whole genome shotgun sequence harbors:
- the LOC127102318 gene encoding uncharacterized protein LOC127102318 has product MMVPLLALIVALFIPNGIFASPSTVPAFLWSSHYNLVSDNGLKGSVNYQVISPKDLAKSVLSQAGWSNFLCKGKKFQDPLDLALLFVGGELQSSDLSLNADSSLSYLLKDSFVRSNTSMAFPYVSASEDVNLEDSLVSGFAEACGDDLGIGNVAFLGSCSMGNGNHEETAALHSVQGYLTQRMEKSDKGKTDLVVFCNEQSRASKNVDRTQSEGEVLSELISSVEKSGAKYAVLYVSDLSKSIQYPSYRELQRFLAESTIGNGSVNSTVCDGVCQLKSSLLEGLFVGIVLLIILISGLCCMMGIDSPTRFEAPQD; this is encoded by the exons ATGATGGTGCCGCTACTTGCTTTGATCGTTGCACTTTTTATTCCAAATGGAATTTTCGCAAGTCCTTCCACAGTTCCCGCATTCCTTTGGTCGTCTCATTATAATCT GGTCTCAGATAATGGATTGAAGGGGTCCGTTAATTATCAGGTCATTTCTCCAAAAGACCTAGCAAAATCTGTTTTATCTCAAGCAGGCTGGTCAAATTTTCTG TGCAAAGGGAAGAAATTTCAGGATCCTCTCGATCTGGCACTTCTATTTGTTGGTGGAGAG TTACAATCTTCAGATTTAAGTTTGAATGCAGATTCATCACTTTCATACTTGCTTAAG GACTCTTTTGTCAGATCCAACACTTCCATGGCATTTCCCTATGTTTCAGCATCAGAGGATGTAAATTTGGAAGATTCATTGGTTTCAGGATTTGCTGAAGCATGCGGTGACGATTTAGGAATTGGCAATGTTGCTTTCCTTGGATCCTGCTCCATGGGCAATGGGAATCATGAAGAAACTGCAGCTTTGCACTCAGTTCAA GGCTATTTGACCCAGAGGATGGAAAAGAGTGACAAAGGGAAAACAGATTTGGTTGTGTTCTGCAATGAACAGTCTCGAGCTTCGAAAAATGTTGACAGAACACAATCTGAAG GTGAAGTTTTATCTGAGCTTATCAGCTCTGTAGAGAAGTCTGGGGCAAAGTATGCAGTTCTTTACGTGTCAGATCTCTCAAAGTCAATCCAGTATCCTTCTTACAGGGAACTGCAAAGGTTTCTAGCAGAAAGTACAATAGGGAATGGATCAGTCAATTCTACAGTCTGTGACGGTGTTTGCCAGCTTAAATCATCGCTTCTGGAGGGGCTTTTTGTG GGAATAGTTTTGTTAATAATTTTGATATCGGGACTTTGCTGTATGATGGGAATTGACTCCCCAACAAGATTTGAGGCGCCACAAGACTGA
- the LOC127102317 gene encoding ABC transporter G family member 15 translates to MEIEASSGGSNNNKRCNMDESEEEEETYCGITRGSFLAWEDLRVIIPNFGKGPTKKILNGLHGFAEPGKIMAIMGPSGSGKSTLLDTLAGRLSKNVVMTGNVLLNGKKKNPGYGFVAYVTQEDVLLGTLTVRETITYSAHLRLPTSMAKEDVSGIIEGTIIEMGLQDCADRLIGNWHLRGISGGEKKRLSIALEILTRPRLLFLDEPTSGLDSASAFFVVQTLRNVARDGRTVISSIHQPSSEVFALFDDLFLLSGGETVYFGEAKLAIEFFAEAGFPCPRKRNPSDHFLRCINSDFDVVNATLKGSQRIHDVPNSADPFMNLATAQIKERLIERFRRSNYARRVKDKIQELSTHEGLENEAKYGSQASWWKQLSTLTKRSFVNMSRDVGYYWLRIIIYIIVSICVGTIYFDIGYSYTSILARGACGAFISGFMTFMSIGGFPCFIEEMKVFYRERLNGYYGVAAYILSNFLSSFPFLVSIAVTSSTITYNMVKFRPGFVHFAFFALNIYGCISVIESLMMVVASLVPNFLMGIITGAGIIGIMMMTSGFFRLLSDLPKPVWRYPISYISYGAWAIQGSYKNDLLGLEFEPLVAGDPKLTGEYVITHMLGIELSHSKWWDLAALLLILICYRILFFTVLKFKERASPLFKNLYAKRTIQQLEKRPSFRKMPSFPSLRHQPLHSLSSQEGLDSPLQY, encoded by the exons ATGGAGATTGAAGCATCGAGTGGTGGTAGCAACAACAACAAAAGATGCAACATggatgaaagtgaagaagaagaagaaacataTTGTGGCATTACTAGAGGAAGTTTCTTAGCATGGGAAGATCTAAGAGTTATTATACCAAATTTTGGTAAAGGACCAACCAAAAAAATTCTTAATGGCCTTCATGGTTTTGCTGAGCCTGGTAAAATCATGGCTATTATGGGCCCTTCTGGTTCCGGAAAATCAACTTTGCTTGACACTCTCGCAG GTAGACTCTCCAAAAATGTTGTAATGACAGGAAATGTTCTTCTCAATGGGAAGAAAAAAAATCCAGGCTATGGTTTTGTT GCATACGTAACACAAGAAGATGTGTTATTGGGAACTTTGACAGTTAGAGAAACTATAACATATTCGGCGCATCTACGTCTTCCGACATCGATGGCGAAAGAAGATGTTAGCGGCATAATCGAAGGAACAATCATAGAAATGGGTCTTCAAGACTGTGCTGATAGGTTAATAGGTAACTGGCATTTGAGAGGTATAAGTGGTGGTGAAAAGAAAAGACTTAGCATTGCACTTGAAATTCTCACAAGGCCGCGATTATTGTTTCTCGATGAACCGACCAGTGGATTGGATAGTGCTTCAGCGTTCTTCGTTGTTCAAACTCTTCGAAACGTTGCTCGTGATGGAAGGACTGTTATTTCCTCTATTCATCAACCTAGCAGTGAAGTCTTTGCGCTTTTTGATGATCTTTTCTTGCTTTCTGGTGGCGAAACTGTTTATTTTGGTGAAGCAAAATTGGCAATTGAG TTTTTCGCTGAGGCTGGTTTCCCTTGTCCGCGTAAAAGAAATCCTTCTGATCATTTCTTAAGATGTATCAATTCTGATTTTGATGTCGTAAATGCCACGCTAAAGGGATCTCAAAGGATTCAT GATGTCCCAAATTCAGCAGATCCTTTTATGAACTTGGCAACAGCACAGATTAAGGAAAGGTTAATCGAGAGATTTAGGCGTTCAAATTACGCGAGAAGAGTAAAAGACAAGATTCAAGAACTATCAACTCAT GAAGGGCTTGAAAATGAGGCAAAATATGGAAGCCAAGCTAGTTGGTGGAAGCAACTCTCTACACTGACAAAGAGATCATTTGTGAATATGAGTAGAGATGTTGGTTACTATTGGTTGAGAATTATAATCTACATCATTGTATCTATATGTGTTGGAACTATCTATTTTGATATTGGTTATAGCTATACTTCAATCTTGGCTCGCGGTGCGTGTGGTGCATTTATATCAGGATTCATGACTTTCATGTCGATTGGAGGCTTTCCATGTTTTATTGAAGAAATGAAG GTATTTTATCGAGAAAGGCTTAATGGATATTATGGCGTAGCGGCATATATTTTATCGAACTTTCTATCATCGTTCCCATTCTTGGTTTCTATCGCTGTTACTTCTAGCACCATCACGTATAACATGGTGAAATTCAGGCCAGGATTCGTTCACTTTGCGTTTTTCGCTCTCAATATCTACGGATGCATCTCAGTGATCGAGAGTCTCATGATGGTTGTAGCTTCACTTGTTCCGAATTTCCTCATGGGAATCATTACAGGAGCAGGAATCATT GGAATCATGATGATGACCTCTGGATTCTTTAGGTTGCTATCTGATCTTCCAAAACCGGTTTGGCGCTATCCCATTTCGTATATCAGTTACGGCGCATGGGCAATACAG GGTTCATACAAGAACGACTTACTCGGACTCGAGTTTGAACCGCTAGTAGCCGGTGATCCGAAACTGACAGGAGAATATGTGATAACACACATGTTAGGGATTGAACTAAGCCATTCAAAGTGGTGGGACTTAGCAGCACTATTACTGATTCTCATATGTTACAGGATTCTATTctttactgttctcaaattcaAGGAAAGAGCATCACCATTGTTTAAAAACCTTTATGCCAAAAGAACCATACAACAGCTAGAGAAAAGACCTTCATTCAgaaaaatgccatcttttccTTCCTTGAGGCATCAACCACTTCACTCACTATCTTCTCAAGAGGGTCTTGATTCTCCACTTCAATACTAG